A genomic segment from Ptychodera flava strain L36383 chromosome 19, AS_Pfla_20210202, whole genome shotgun sequence encodes:
- the LOC139118272 gene encoding galanin receptor type 1-like: MDGNNTTDFQPVDSVSSSSSERLLTKYQTLILNSTIGTLGVVGNLLVCIVFSRMKGQMRTLTNLFIFNQSAIDLTTSVSFLIRKCSPSIVVPAGVAGDLYCMFWKSGFVSWSLLMVSSLNLTALTLERYLAVVHPITYRNKVTRKHVMFLIPFIWLIPFLLELFWAFANFNNGSGKCYIEWYSVFASKFSGILYFMEEWLIPLGVIVFSYTKINLHLRGRSRKPQKSNVVQAKPSGTPPSEQNAATTVNTSEKTLTPQQTNTVGEAPANSNYPGSGGVTATYGSGKGKAGKKGDTAFERSRRNVTKTMFVVAIAYLVCWTPQAIWFLLFNIAELVPLYSYFHDVTTSMAYVNLCINPIIYAFQYQAFRMGLKNTFLCCVNKVADGESSQMYSSKGTSKTTTVTTLS, translated from the coding sequence ATGGATGGCAATAACACAACCGATTTTCAGCCGGTGGATTCGGTGTCAAGTTCATCGTCGGAAAGATTGCTAACGAAATATCAAACATTGATCTTGAATTCTACCATCGGCACTTTGGGGGTAGTTGGAAACCTGCTGGTCTGCATCGTCTTTTCTCGAATGAAAGGTCAGATGCGCACGCTGACgaatttgttcattttcaacCAATCAGCCATCGATCTGACTACCTCCGTTTCATTCCTTATAAGGAAATGCAGTCCGAGTATAGTCGTGCCCGCGGGCGTGGCGGGAGATCTGTACTGCATGTTTTGGAAGTCTGGCTTTGTCAGTTGGTCTCTGTTGATGGTTTCGTCCCTGAACTTGACCGCCCTCACGCTGGAGCGTTACTTGGCCGTCGTCCATCCCATCACATATCGCAACAAGGTAACTCGTAAGCACGTGATGTTTCTGATACCGTTCATCTGGTTGATTCCTTTTCTGCTTGAGCTGTTTTGGGCATTTGCGAATTTCAACAATGGGTCTGGCAAATGTTACATCGAGTGGTACAGTGTGTTTGCATCTAAGTTTTCGGGCATTCTGTATTTCATGGAGGAGTGGCTTATTCCTCTTGGTGTTATTGTCTTTAGCTACACGAAGATAAACTTGCACCTGAGAGGGCGCTCTAGGAAGCCACAGAAAAGCAATGTCGTGCAGGCGAAGCCGAGTGGGACGCCACCATCGGAGCAAAACGCTGCCACTACTGTTAACACTTCAGAAAAAACTTTGACTCCCCAGCAAACGAATACTGTTGGCGAAGCCCCTGCAAACAGTAACTATCCGGGCTCCGGAGGGGTAACGGCAACTTACGGCAGCGGTAAGGGGAAAGCAGGCAAAAAGGGCGATACGGCGTTCGAGCGTTCCCGCAGAAACGTGACCAAAACCATGTTTGTCGTTGCTATTGCGTATCTTGTATGCTGGACACCACAGGCGATCTGGTTTTTGCTCTTCAATATAGCGGAGCTCGTCCCACTTTACTCGTACTTCCACGACGTGACAACGTCGATGGCGTACGTCAACCTGTGTATCAACCCTATCATCTACGCTTTCCAATATCAGGCTTTCAGGATGGGATTGAAGAACACTTTCCTATGCTGTGTCAACAAAGTCGCAGATGGCGAGTCGAGTCAGATGTACAGTTCAAAAGGAACCTCCAAAACTACCACCGTCACAACTTTGTCCTAG